One window from the genome of Chroogloeocystis siderophila 5.2 s.c.1 encodes:
- the uraH gene encoding hydroxyisourate hydrolase produces the protein MAGKLTTHVLDTAHGCPAINMVVELWLIDAQSGQKTLLKTITTNNDGRTDAPLLFDEELKVGVYELVFVVHDYFAQKLDNLPNPPFLNRIPLQFGIADTTVHYHVPLLVSPWSYSTYRGS, from the coding sequence ATGGCAGGTAAACTAACTACGCACGTTCTAGATACAGCGCACGGTTGTCCGGCTATTAATATGGTCGTTGAGCTATGGCTGATAGATGCTCAATCTGGACAAAAAACACTACTGAAAACTATCACGACAAACAATGACGGTCGCACTGATGCACCTTTGCTATTTGATGAAGAACTCAAAGTTGGTGTGTATGAATTAGTTTTCGTCGTGCATGATTATTTTGCACAAAAGTTAGATAATTTGCCTAATCCGCCTTTTCTTAATCGTATCCCGCTGCAGTTTGGTATTGCTGACACTACAGTACATTATCACGTTCCTTTATTAGTGTCTCCCTGGTCATACAGTACCTATCGCGGTAGCTAG
- a CDS encoding uracil-xanthine permease family protein, whose protein sequence is MTNIKITSEERVDVKPASGLIYGLNDRPPFVEAALAAAQHVLAIFVGIITPPLLISNALQLSPVDTAYIVSMSLFISGVATFIQAKKIGPIGSGLLSIQGTSFSFLGPIIAAGTAVIEAGGTPESALSLIFGLCFFGSFIEIFLSRFLHLVRKIITPLVTGTIVSIIGLTLIKTAIISIGGGVVAQRNNTFGSPQSLGVAALVLITIIVLNISKNPILRMSSVVIGLIIGYVVASFLGMVNFSGLQGLPVIAAPIPFRYGLSFNFAAFIPFILLYLITTIESIGDLTATSAVSGEPIKGSVYIRRIKGGVLGDGINSLIAAVFNTFPNTTFSQNNGVIQITGVGSRYIGYFIAVILALLGLFPIVGGIFRSLPQSVLGGATLIMFGSIVVAGINILSSVQLDRRALIVVGTSLAIGLGVTYVPEILDATPTLVKSLFSSGISAGGLTAIVLNWILPQELSESSLEEDEMSSEDLASEA, encoded by the coding sequence ATGACAAACATTAAAATCACCTCTGAAGAACGTGTTGATGTCAAGCCAGCGAGTGGGTTAATTTATGGTTTAAACGACAGACCTCCATTTGTAGAAGCTGCGCTAGCAGCAGCACAGCACGTACTAGCGATATTTGTCGGTATCATTACACCACCACTTTTGATTAGTAATGCGTTGCAGTTATCGCCAGTAGATACAGCATACATTGTGAGTATGTCACTGTTTATCTCAGGCGTTGCAACGTTTATTCAGGCAAAAAAAATAGGACCAATTGGTTCAGGTTTATTAAGTATTCAAGGAACAAGCTTTTCGTTTTTAGGACCCATCATTGCAGCAGGAACCGCAGTCATTGAAGCTGGGGGTACGCCTGAAAGTGCGTTAAGTCTCATCTTCGGTTTATGCTTCTTTGGTTCATTTATCGAAATTTTCTTGAGTCGTTTTCTGCATTTGGTAAGGAAGATTATTACCCCGCTGGTTACAGGTACAATCGTCAGCATCATTGGCTTGACGCTGATTAAAACAGCCATCATTAGTATCGGTGGAGGAGTTGTTGCGCAGCGAAATAATACTTTCGGTAGTCCTCAAAGTTTAGGAGTTGCAGCGTTAGTCCTCATCACAATTATTGTCCTCAATATCAGCAAAAATCCAATCTTGCGGATGAGTTCTGTTGTGATAGGACTAATTATCGGCTACGTTGTGGCTAGTTTTTTGGGAATGGTCAACTTTAGTGGTTTGCAAGGACTACCTGTGATTGCAGCGCCTATTCCATTTCGGTACGGACTGAGTTTCAACTTTGCCGCATTTATTCCGTTTATTCTGCTTTATCTGATCACAACGATTGAATCAATTGGCGATTTGACAGCAACATCAGCAGTATCAGGTGAACCGATTAAAGGTAGCGTTTATATTCGGAGAATCAAAGGTGGAGTGTTAGGAGATGGCATTAATTCTTTAATTGCTGCTGTCTTTAATACATTTCCAAATACGACATTTAGTCAAAATAACGGCGTAATTCAAATCACTGGGGTTGGTAGCCGTTATATCGGTTATTTTATTGCGGTTATTCTTGCCTTATTAGGTTTATTTCCTATTGTTGGCGGCATTTTCCGCAGCCTACCGCAGTCTGTTCTCGGTGGCGCTACACTCATTATGTTTGGCTCGATTGTTGTCGCTGGTATTAATATTCTTTCGTCAGTTCAACTTGATCGCCGTGCGTTAATCGTTGTCGGAACATCGCTGGCAATTGGGTTAGGTGTGACGTATGTTCCTGAAATCCTTGATGCAACGCCAACACTCGTGAAAAGTCTTTTTTCTTCAGGAATCTCAGCCGGTGGACTAACAGCAATTGTTTTAAACTGGATACTTCCACAAGAACTGAGCGAAAGTAGCCTAGAAGAAGACGAGATGAGTTCTGAGGACTTAGCTTCCGAAGCTTAG
- the hpxO gene encoding FAD-dependent urate hydroxylase HpxO yields MYNLKVVVIGAGIGGLTTGISLRQAGFEVEIYDRVKELRPAGAGISLWSNGVKVLNCLGLGEKMAQIGGQMDRMQYLTKTGELLNDIDLQPLVEEVGQRPYPVARTDLQQMLLDAYPGEVNLNHKCIGVEEDAQGVTAIFENGHRAIGDLLVAADGIHSILRRYVLNEEVQPKYGTYVNWNGLVPASEDLAPKNSWAIYVGDHKRVSMMPVARDRFYFFFDVPLPKGTPVNPDYRADLAEHFQGWAQPVQLLIERLEPSQTNRVEIHDVGPINKMVRGRVALLGDSAHATCPDLGQGGCQAMEDGLVLTQYLLTTNLGVEYALQRYEAERKERTGAVVQKARRRAEMIHGVDPDITQKWYRQLAQEDPTDVTSAISKVILAGPLH; encoded by the coding sequence ATGTATAACCTCAAGGTTGTGGTTATCGGTGCAGGAATCGGCGGTTTAACCACAGGAATCTCGCTACGTCAAGCCGGATTCGAGGTAGAAATTTATGATCGCGTCAAAGAATTACGCCCAGCAGGTGCGGGAATATCGCTGTGGTCAAACGGTGTAAAAGTCCTCAATTGCCTTGGTTTAGGTGAGAAAATGGCGCAAATCGGCGGACAGATGGATCGAATGCAGTATCTGACTAAAACTGGTGAATTACTCAATGATATCGATTTGCAGCCCTTGGTTGAAGAAGTCGGACAACGTCCTTATCCTGTAGCGCGCACAGATTTGCAACAAATGCTACTCGATGCTTATCCAGGTGAGGTCAACCTCAATCATAAATGTATTGGGGTAGAAGAGGATGCGCAAGGAGTCACCGCCATTTTTGAAAATGGACACCGTGCTATAGGTGATTTACTCGTTGCTGCTGATGGAATTCATTCAATTTTGCGGCGCTATGTGTTAAATGAAGAAGTGCAACCAAAATACGGCACTTATGTTAACTGGAACGGCTTAGTACCTGCGAGTGAAGATTTAGCACCAAAGAATAGTTGGGCGATTTATGTAGGAGATCACAAGCGCGTGTCGATGATGCCAGTAGCACGCGATCGCTTCTATTTCTTTTTTGACGTACCCCTACCTAAAGGAACACCTGTCAACCCAGATTACCGTGCAGATCTCGCGGAACACTTTCAAGGATGGGCGCAACCAGTCCAATTGCTGATTGAGCGTTTAGAGCCGTCTCAAACCAACCGTGTTGAAATTCACGACGTAGGACCTATAAATAAAATGGTACGCGGTAGAGTGGCTTTATTAGGAGATTCTGCCCACGCAACCTGTCCCGATTTGGGGCAAGGTGGTTGTCAAGCAATGGAAGATGGACTTGTTTTAACGCAATATCTACTCACAACTAATTTGGGCGTAGAATACGCCTTGCAGCGTTATGAAGCCGAACGCAAAGAGCGAACAGGTGCTGTTGTTCAAAAGGCACGCCGACGAGCAGAAATGATTCATGGTGTCGATCCAGACATTACGCAGAAGTGGTATCGACAACTCGCCCAAGAAGATCCCACCGATGTCACAAGCGCGATTTCTAAAGTTATTTTGGCAGGACCATTACATTAG
- a CDS encoding globin family protein — MALQVEVLEQSFERVKPYANEFAASFYNNLLTDYPQLQPLFAKTDMDQQHQKLIMSLILVVSNLRNPELLKITLQNLGARHVSYGTLQQHYPMVGAALLKTFESYLGKDWTPEVKQAWADAYGVLAEMMLEGAQSAEKSSMAPSPQLNTATVSTPGLISANFSPQQESPQSIQHSESNAAVMSTSVSRPSVNLKLILLIAIIAGLLGLGIFYYSRSQPDNSNIRSVTESAKIV, encoded by the coding sequence ATGGCGCTTCAGGTTGAAGTTCTAGAACAAAGTTTTGAGCGTGTTAAACCTTATGCTAATGAGTTTGCTGCTAGCTTTTACAATAATTTGCTAACCGACTATCCTCAACTTCAGCCTTTATTTGCCAAAACTGATATGGATCAGCAGCATCAAAAGCTGATCATGTCTTTAATATTAGTCGTTAGCAATCTGCGTAATCCTGAACTTTTGAAAATAACGCTGCAAAACCTAGGTGCAAGACACGTCAGCTATGGCACACTACAGCAACACTATCCAATGGTGGGTGCAGCATTGTTGAAAACTTTTGAATCGTACTTAGGCAAGGACTGGACACCAGAAGTTAAGCAAGCATGGGCGGATGCATATGGAGTGCTTGCGGAAATGATGCTCGAAGGAGCGCAGTCTGCTGAAAAATCGTCAATGGCACCATCGCCCCAGTTGAATACTGCAACTGTAAGCACGCCAGGATTGATATCTGCGAATTTTTCACCGCAGCAAGAGTCGCCGCAGTCTATTCAACATAGTGAGAGTAACGCAGCTGTCATGTCAACTTCAGTTAGTAGACCTAGCGTCAATCTCAAACTAATACTGTTGATTGCTATCATAGCTGGTTTACTAGGTTTAGGGATTTTCTATTACTCTCGTTCGCAACCAGATAACAGTAATATAAGATCTGTTACCGAATCTGCAAAAATTGTATAG